gctctCGCCTCTCTTTTCGTGTCACACGGATGATCCTTCGCACGACGTTGTGCGATGGGGGCGCGTGCAGAGAATGCTGGCATACGCGTGAgtatacatacatatatgtgctgccgccgagTGACGTACACAGACGCATGCGGGGGCAgacatccgcagcggcgaaaGCAAAGTCACCGCGTTCGGTTGTGAGTTCGTTTCTGTTACCTTGCGGTCCGTTTCCAACAGCCCATCATCTCCCTCCGCCACCCCTCGTAgtctcctccttctctctttcgtaTTTCTATACGTATaaagatgcacacacacacaccatatatatatatatagttcGATTCATactcatatatatatatatatgcatgtacACATGCGTGTATACCCATGTATAAGCAGGTTTCTCTGCCCTGCATCCGTTCCCTGCcgacctcccccctctctcccttgtCTCTGCAAACCTACTCGACTCTCCCCAACCGGACATGAGCGCCTGAACATAAGAATGCAAAgttctcgccgccgccgccgcccccgccccccccccacacacacactgtgGCTTGTGTCAGTGCTCACAAGCCTCCGTAGTAGCGGGTGGTAATGCTGCATGGTTGGACGACTTGTACAACTCATGGGCAGGGCTCGCGTATACCAACCAGGCACACCTGCGCCCCTAcgcctcgcctcccccctctcgtcgccgccatcaccagTAGCTACGGCCTGGTGGGGCTGTACAGATATGACCTGTACACGTCTGTCTTCACCTCTCGCCCCTCCCATCCCATCCCATCATCCCTACCCGACCTCTGTGTCCTTCTGCATCTCActgttcccccccccctgaaGCGCGCAGCCGTCTTGAGCGGGTATGGAAAAGCACGGAAAGCTGACGCCCACCAGCCTGCCAGGCGTAGAATCAGCAGTCACTCGCACAGACAGGCAGGCACAGAGACGCATCATAGACGGCGAAGACGCCAAAAGAGCGCGACCGCTACAACGTgcaccagcacacacgcaccacgcAATGGACGCGGTGCCAGGTGATCATGGCATCAAGCGGCCCCGTGAAGCGATTACACCGCGCCACACGTCGCCCTTTGTGTCCGCGAACGACGTGACCGCGTCCCTTcaggagcaggcgcagcgctTCATCTCGCAGCTCGAAATGGGCGAAGTTCTCGAGCACGACCGCGACACGACCGAGGCGGTCATGACAGGCACAGATGAGTCCGCGCAGTGGGCGTACGGCAGTGAGTACTACCTGCGCCACGATGGCGAAGATGACAAGGAGCACCCATCGCGCTCTCACACTgtgggcagcaccgccgccgctgcggctgcacaaGAGAGCGCCAGCGACGCTCAAGCGGACAAGGCCCGCAAGGTCGTCGTCAGCCTAACCGTGGCGCCTCCGTCCTTCTTTACGTCTGGGAACGATTTCGAAACGAGCGTGCTCTCGCGCAggtcggcagcagctgcacataAGGATGACAATGACGACGGCGGAGACCTCGACAGACGCGACGGATTCGCCACCTCTCGCTTCCTGCACGAGGCTTTGCGGACGTCTGATGTCGACATCATCGTACCGGTTGTCAGCCACTCGTGCAGCCTCGCCGTGAGCGCCTCGAAGGGTAGCCAGACCCTCGCGGAACTCAAGCGGCTGATGGATCGCGAACGCACGAACCGAGACGTCATGGACACGTCCAAGTCGAGTCTGACACAACTCTTGCAAAAAGATACGTACGGGCGTGTGGTGAATGGCGAAGAGAAGGaagtggagggggtggggggtggtTCTGCCCCCGGCCACGCGCACAGCGGCCGcgtctcctccttcgccgaCGACCGCTGCAATGATGATggcgaggaagaagaggccAAGTACCTCAAGCGTCAGCTGTGCttggagaaggagcggctCGCTGAGATGACACAGCTTCGTGGCACGTTGGATGCCTCCAGCACTGCCTCACCCCCTGCGGCTGGAGGGGCAAACTCGCAATGGGGCAGCAACCAGGAgagccgccggcagcgcaaGGATGAGCAGCTCGCCCGCATTGAGGGGCGCAAGGCGCAGATGGAGACACTCGCTGATGACGCGGATGAGGTGGAGCGCCGAGATGCcatgcgccgccagcgcgagTCGCTGCCCATCCACCACTGCAAAGATGAGCTCCTACGCTATGTTGGCGAGAGTGCCGTCACCGTGGTTGTGGGCGagaccggcagcggcaaaaCGACCCAGCTCGTCCAGTACCTGTATCAGCGCGGCTACGCGCGGCACGGCAAGATAATCGGGTGCACACAACCGCGGCGGCTCGCCGCCATCGGGGTGGCTCGTCGTGTCAGCGACGAGATGGGCTGCGCGCTCGGCACCACGGTCGGCTATTCGATCCACCTCGACGACACGACCACGGCCGACACGCGCGTGAAATTTATGACggacggcgtgctgctccgCGAGACCGTCAACGACCCGTCACTGGACAAGTACAGCGTCGTGATGCTGGACGAGGCCCATGAGAGGTCAGTGGACACGGACGTGCTGATGGGCGTGCTGAAGCTCGCCctacgccgccgtggcgaccTGAAGCTTATCGTCACCTCTGCCACGATGGACGTCCGCAAATTCTCTGCCTTCTTTGGCAACGCGCCGTGCTACGAGATTCCGGGGCAGACTTTCCCGGTGAAGATCCACTACAGTGCGACGCCGGTGGCCGACTACGTCGCCGAGGCTGTGTTTCGTGTGTGCCAGCTGCACCTGCAGATGCCGCTGGAGGCTAAGCACGACATCCTTGTCTTCATGACAGGGCGGGAGGACGTCTATGGCACTTGCGAGTTGATCCGTCGTCGGCTAACGGAGCTCAGTCCACAGCATCTCAGCACACTCCTCATCATATCGTGTCTCTCGGAGGCGGCCCCGGCGAGGTCCACAGAGATTGGGGTGCTTGAAGCCACGCCAGCGGGCCTGCGCAAGGTGGTGGTTGCCACCAACGTCGCCGAGACGTCGCTGACGATCGATGGTGTGCGCTACGTCGTGGACTGTGGCTTCATGAAGACGAACGTGTATCGGCCGTCGATTGGCATGAACACGCTGCAGCGGTACCCCACCtcgcaggcgcaggcgaaCCAGCGCAAAGGCCGTGCCGGTCGCACCACTGAAGGGACGTGCTACCGCCTCTACACAGAAGTGCAGTACGCTGAGGAGATGCTGCCGAACAGCGTGCCAGAGAttcagcgcagcagcgtggacagcgtggtgctgctgctaaAGAGCATCGGCGTTCACCGTCTTCGCGACTTCGAATTCATGGACGCTCCGCCGGCAGCCAACGTGCGGAGCAGCATGTTTCACCTGTGGGTGCTCGGCTTCCTTGATGACGCCGGCGCCATCACGGCGCCggggcagcaggcgctggagTTCCCGATGTCGCCTGTGCTGGCAAAGCTCCTCTTGGAGAGCGCCACGATGGGGTGCGCGCTCGAGATGGCCCGCATCGTCGCCATGATCTCTGCCGACCCAAAGAACCTCTTCGAGCTCCCAAAGGGCCGCGAgaaggtggcgcagcagcaccataGTCGCTTTTACGCAAACGACTCGGACCAcctgacgctgctgcacgtctTTACGCAGTACCTGGACCATGGCCGGTCGCGGCAGTGGGCGCAGGACCACTTCCTGCACGCCCCCACTCTCGCCAGGGCCCATGACGTGTTTGCGCAGCTGATTgagaagctgcgcaagcTGCATCTGCCCATCCAATCGTGCGGCCACGCGGAAACGGACAAGGTGCGCCACTGCCTCGCCAAGGCCTTTGTCCTGCAGGCAGCGCGACGATCAGATCGGCGGTGGACGGAATATCGGCCGCTGCTGAACGCTGGCGTGGCGTGCGCGGTGCACCCGGCCTCCGCGGTTCACGCGCGGAGCGAGATGCCGCCCTACATTATCTACAATGATCTGCTGCTCACACACAAAGAGTACTTGGTGatggtgacggcggtggagccAGAGTGGCTGGTGGAGAGCTCACGGGGCATCTATGAAATGCGTCATGGGATGACGTCGTCATCGACAACGACGGCGCCCTCGTCGTTTGCggtagcggcggcaacgactCCGACTCCCTCCACAGCCTCCCGAGCATCTCATGCATCGATGTCTtcgtcgccgacagcgcccAGTGCCAGCGGGAGCAGCACGACAGTCTGTGCGGAGGCCAAGGCTCCGACGAAGAAGCCCGCGTTCGGTATGCTGTCCTCCAAGCGCCGGCCAAACATCTAACAGCACCTCTTATGTTTCGCGCAATCTGTTTGTTTCTTGGgttgtgtgtctctgtgtgtgtgtgtgtgtgtgtgtgtgtgtgtttcacGCGAGACAGACGTAGCGGCATACACCTCCTGTGCAGCCGAGTACgcatgtttgtgtgtgtgtgtgtgcctgggaggaggaaagggaCGTCTCTCGCCGGCCACACCCCTTCTTCTCGACGTCAGGGCACGCTGGCGCGGAGAGGGTGGCGGAGACGGTCTTGCGtccacacgcatgcacgcatcTAACAAGTCAACtccccacacccacccaaaAAAATAGGAGAAGGGATCCACTGagtctgcagcagcgtccacAGCTGCGCGTACACCCGCATGCCCTTGCTTGCACAGGCACCTGCACATCTGCAGCGTCCCCGCATCCGTCATGACGAGGAAAGGAACTgagagaaagacagagaaACTTTGCGCGTAGTCGGCATGACGCTCCACCCCGTCTTGCTTTCATTCTCGCTCCACTGACCACCCATCTCCATCCCTGcctctgcacacacacacacacacacacacgcgataTGGTGTCAAATGAGGGAGAGATATCTGCAGTGGAAGAAGGCTGGGAGACAAAGGCCCAGCAGCCGTCTCCTCATCGTCTGCGAGGGTTGGCAAGGCACAACGGAGGgacgcgcaggtgcgcggAAGCGGtggaaaacaacaacaaacaaacatTCCGattctgtgtgtatgtgtggcaaggagagagacacaacacagcacaacacacacacacacacgaggcCCCGGTGACGCCGCTCCCTTGTTttcgtatgtgtgtgtgtgtgtgttgcctCAGGTGCTATCGCTGTACATCACCGAcaacctcctccctcccctcctctcctcccgtCTCCTGCTCCTTAcaggtgtcgctgctgttgctggtacaaacacgcatacacgcatcACACCTCCTCTATCTGTTAGCCTTCACTCACCGCTGCTCGCTCAAccagacacacgcgccaaCGCCCACACCCCTCTACCGGCActtccctcctccacgacgcccctcctcgtctctcCGCTACTCGCGCACACCTGTTTTCTTGGGGTGCATGCGTGGCGCTCTTTGCATTCTTTTCCGTTCccgctgctcttctcgttgcgtgcgcctcgctctcctttACACATCGCGTCTCGTCGCCACTGTCGTCCAGGccctaccccacccccttctaTCCCTCGCCctcacagacacgcacacagacacacattCCCATCACATCATACGCCGTCACACCCTTTAGCTTTTAGGCTTCACACGAGCACCttttgggggaggggggagggggcgagctTTCCTTTTGGCCGGCctgtgcgtggcagcggctgcgtgtgcgcgtagCTGAAGCTGCGTTTTTGGTTGTCGCCTCATTGGCCCGCTTATTCTGCTTGTgaggctgtgcgtgtgtgtgtgtgtgtgttcgagTCTCTTGCAGGGTCGCTGGATGAAGAGTCGAGGCGGGGGGGGCCTCAATGAACATCTTTCGCGGTATTCAACACTACTtctccagcggcggcggggatctcaagcagctgctggacacACGCGTCTACGTGTGGAACATCCCGGCCGGTAGCACGACGCTGACAGATCGGAATCTGCGCGTAGGTCGCTCGACGACGCGCTCCATCGAGTCCACCTGCAGCTACCTCGACAATGCGGAGACGAATCGCTACATTATCTTCAACTTCTCTCCGCTCATGATGGAGCTGGTGGAGGGGTGCCGTTGCGGGCAGGTGCTAGACTTCTCGAAGCAGTCCGTGGAAAACTACGGCCTGCTCATGGAGGTGTGCTTCACAATTCGCAAGTGGGTGTACGCTGGCGACACAGGCGGCAGGTCACccgtggcgccgtccgcgccgtcgccgatcggtggtgcagcgtcgTCAAGCcggcacaagcacacgcactgTGCTGTCCTGGCCTTCCTCGAGGAGTCGCCAGCAGTGGCGCATCCCAATTACGCGGCGATGATTGGGGCGTGCTACCTCATCTTCTCCGGCTTCCCCACGTACACAGGTAGCGGTACGTTCGACTTTGTGGAGAGAGAGCTCGGCATCCCCCGCAGCGTCTACCATGCGCCATCACAGGAGAGCTACATCAACTACTTCCAGCTGCTCTTCGAGATCCCGGTGCTGCCCAACCCAAAGCGGCTCACCCTGACACGCGTCTCGCTGCACAACTTGAGCTCCCTATCAAAGAACAAGCTTGGCCTGCAGCTGGACAGCGCAGACGGCAAGGCACCGCGGCTCTTCAGCGACCCGAAAGCCtggcgtcggggcgaccCCTCCACGCTAGAGATGTACCTGGACCTGAACGAGAGCGTGCTCGGCGACTTTGTCCTCAACGTGTTCCTGTACGATGTACAGCCGATCCacaacgacagcggcggcgtgatGGCGGggtcctccccctccgtaGGTGGCAGCGGCCTCGTCGGTGGCATCCTGCCGCCGTCAATGGACGGTTTTCAGGCTCTGTCAGCGGCGTCAAACGAGAAGGCCCTCGTTGGCTTAGGAagtgccgcatcgccgccgacaACACGGTTTATCACGGGTACCtcgaaggagaagaagctCGTGCAGAAggggcggctgctgcgccttgccTTCAGCACCATCTTCATCCACCAGGCGACGCATCGGGTACGCGTACGGGACATGGACTACGCGGCTGCGAACTCATTGCCAGACGACTTCTATGCACAGCTGCACTTCAGCGAGTGCGCTCCAGCTGACGCGGACGAGGACTACGTGAGGCAGATTACCCAACGCGTAGAgcagtcgccgcagcgccagatCATGCTCTCCCGGCCCGACCCCCGCGACCTCCTCGCATCCGctggcgccggtggcggctACCGATCCTCTAGCCGGTACGCCGCTGTTGAGGAGGAGTGCCGAGGAGGCGTGTACTACCGCAGCAACGGGACCAGGTATGACGGCGGTGCGAGCACGGACCCGCGCGTCCGCCAAGAgcggtcgctgccgctgaccgGAGCCACCATGCTGtacctccccacccccttgcACATGGAGAGCGAAGATGAGCGGTTCTTTGACGATGAGGACGACGTCGCGGAGTCTGAGCCGACGCTGGTCCGGGTGGAGCCGCGACCAGGCCCCGCCGCTCGGCCTCGCCAGCCCACACCAGAGCGCATGTACGGCGGCGGGTATCCGGTTACATCTACCCCGGCTGCGGTCGTGCAGGAAGCATCGCCGGTACCTTCCTCAtatgcggcagcgccaccaccacacccgccgttgtcgcttccgcctccaccgccaccaccggtgAAAGGCATTCCGTTGAAGCATCTGGACCCCTCCATCATCACCCCAGGAAactcgccaccaccgcgcgcgccaccgccgccggggGGGTtgcccccaccaccgccaccgccaggcAAACTGCTGCCCCCACCGGCTCCACCCTCCAAACTCCCCCCTccgaggccgccgccggcgccccCCGCTGGTCTCCCTCCCACCGCGGCTTCGACAGgggtgccgccaccaccgccgccactgccaggACCACTGAACAGCAATACACCGCCACtcccgcctccgccgcccgGCCTCCCGGGCAttgcagcggctgctgcgaagCCGAAGCCACAGTACACCGGGCCGCGGCTCAAGACGTTCTTCTGGAAGAAGATTCTCAAGCCGAGCGGCATCTGGGCAGCGTCGGACACCGACgacgtgcgccgcgctgtGATCGACGAGTCCTTCATGCTCAAACTCTTCAAGTTGAAGGCCGTCGCGCAGCCGAGCGCTGCCGAGGGAGCGGCGGAGAAGtcggagcaggagcggcgcagccagCTGCGCAGCAACGTGTTTACGGGCCAACGGTTGCAGAACATGGGCATCGCCCTCAAGCGCGTACAGGTACCGGTAGAAGTTTTGTGTAAAGCCCTCATCAcgtgcgacagcgccgttCTGCCGCCAGAGCGACGGGAGAtgctgacggcggcgctgcccaccACCGAGGACGTGACGGCGCTCACGGCTGAGAAGCAGGCGGGACGGTCAGTTTGGACGGAGGTGGAGACGTACCTCTACACAGCCGCGACGACTGTGAAGGATGTGCgagagcggctgcagctctgGACAGCTGCCGAGGAGCTCGAGGACACCGTCCAGTCCATCTCGAGCCTGCTAAGCTCCGTCGACGCGGCCGTGTGCGCCATCACGCATCGCAACGGCCGCTTTGCCCGCATGATGCGCATAATCCTGGCATTTGGAAACCACCTGAACCGCGGCACCCCACACGCCGACGCTGAGGGGTTCCGCCTGGAGAGCCTCAACCAGCTCAACTTCGTGAAGAGCTCAGACGGGAAGACGACAGTGCTGATGGCGCTTGTCGTGTCCCTCATGGACAGCGGACGGGGTAggagcgagcgaggaggaggcaccACAAGCGCGCCCGGCGCCGACaatgatgatgatgacgtTCGCAACGCTCTGCGCTTTGTGGAGGATGTCAGCTGTGTTCGCGCCGTGGCGAACAGCCCGCTGCAGGACATGGGGCAACAGGTGTCGCAGCTGAACTtcacgctgcagcgcatgcggcgcgtcgtcgaggaggcgaaggacaCGAAAGCCTGGTATGACAAGCGACTCCCATCcgtgaaggcggaggaggtgccggATGCCTTGCCGGGGCTGCTCAGAGAAGCCGTGGACCGCTACTTGGCCACGGTGGGGCAGATCGCCCTGCGAtaccagcagctgcgcgatgaCGTGTCGGCCATGATGGCCACCTACGGTGAGGACCCCAACGCCGACGAGACCGTCATTTGGGGCTACGTGCTGCAGTTCAGCAAGGACGTGCAGCGGTGTGTAGACACAGTGGCAGCAGTCCACCTGACGAAGCGACGACTCATGGGTATGCCGGAAGCGACGGAGCAGACGCAAAGCGGGGCCAGagaagccgccgctgcgccaccatgccccagcggcggcgtacAATCATCAGGGCCGCAAGACGGGGTGAGGCAAACGCGGCTGCCGAAGCTCGTCGATGACGATGACAGCGATGACTAGGGCGGCCGGCTGCGCGAGAGGTGGCgagtgcacacacgcacgcacagagagagagagagagagaggtgcgaaCAACTTGAAAACCTGGAAATGCAGCTCAATGCATGGGGAAGCGAGGAAAACAGCCAACGAAGAAGCGTAAAGGCGCGTAGTTGAGTGCGACACACcaacaggcacacacacccacacacacacacatgcacgcacgcacgcacagccacGCCACCCGGCACAATCGAACCCTTTGCTCTCTACATGGTGCGCAACACTGCTcgtcctcgcctctctccctccctccccccccctccccctctccgtctccgtcACTTGAGTGTTCGTCGTAGAATCTACTGTGCCTAGTTTTTTTCCCGTGTGCGCCTTGCACTCGGACTGCTGCACGCTGCGGGTGCACCCATCTGTGAGCGGCCTCGACTTGCGGCCCTGCACACCATCTCaagaggcacgcacgcgtgcataCATGctcacgtgcgtgtgcgcagcaCTACTCTGCTCTCTGTACTCCCTCTTTCTTTATGCATCATGCCACCTCGTGCGGCGCGTAGCCCGAAGACAGACTCGGTGAGTGTGGCCGTCAAGAGACACCTGTGCAACGCTGCCACCTcagcggtggccgccgccggtaATGGCCGAAGAGCGAGGACAACCAGCGTGGCAATGCCTACATTGGAGGCTGACGACGCCACTTCAAGCCCGTCCTCGTCACGAGTgtcgcggcgtcggcgtgaTGTGGTGCCGCAGGAAACCCCGGAATGGCAACGGATGGCATTAaagaccgccgccgcagcagcatcccGGAAGTCTCGCGCCAGCACTGCGAAGAAGGCCAAGCCGAATGAGCGACGAAGGGGCCCCGCAAAGGCGAGGGCCGAGTCGGACGAGGCTGacgacgaggcagcagccgctgcccaGTTATCGTCGCagagcgtggaggaggacgcggaCCACTCCGCCTCGCACGCTGAAATCGATGCGAGCAGCAGTATCAGCAGCAAGCAGGCCAGGCCTCGCCGCGGCAAGGCCGGGAAAGCGGCAGGGACGCCAGCGACGAAGCGAGGGCAGCGCGTCCGCGTCGCGGAGCTGGTGTGCCCACGCTGCAAGCTACGCATGGATCACTGGCCCTTCTGCGGCCTGTCAGGTGACGCGCATGTGCTGCAGGCACCGCCATCAGCCGCCAgggaagaggacgaggcgTGACCGAaggaggcagccgcagcacacTAGGCCGTCGACGAGCGACGACTGCCATCAGGAAGGAAAAGCCTCTAAAAGAAATGCAGGCACTCTCCGAAAATGTGTAAGGGTGTC
This Leishmania major strain Friedlin complete genome, chromosome 24 DNA region includes the following protein-coding sequences:
- a CDS encoding putative pre-mRNA splicing factor, with product MEKHGKLTPTSLPGVESAVTRTDRQAQRRIIDGEDAKRARPLQRAPAHTHHAMDAVPGDHGIKRPREAITPRHTSPFVSANDVTASLQEQAQRFISQLEMGEVLEHDRDTTEAVMTGTDESAQWAYGSEYYLRHDGEDDKEHPSRSHTVGSTAAAAAAQESASDAQADKARKVVVSLTVAPPSFFTSGNDFETSVLSRRSAAAAHKDDNDDGGDLDRRDGFATSRFLHEALRTSDVDIIVPVVSHSCSLAVSASKGSQTLAELKRLMDRERTNRDVMDTSKSSLTQLLQKDTYGRVVNGEEKEVEGVGGGSAPGHAHSGRVSSFADDRCNDDGEEEEAKYLKRQLCLEKERLAEMTQLRGTLDASSTASPPAAGGANSQWGSNQESRRQRKDEQLARIEGRKAQMETLADDADEVERRDAMRRQRESLPIHHCKDELLRYVGESAVTVVVGETGSGKTTQLVQYLYQRGYARHGKIIGCTQPRRLAAIGVARRVSDEMGCALGTTVGYSIHLDDTTTADTRVKFMTDGVLLRETVNDPSLDKYSVVMLDEAHERSVDTDVLMGVLKLALRRRGDLKLIVTSATMDVRKFSAFFGNAPCYEIPGQTFPVKIHYSATPVADYVAEAVFRVCQLHLQMPLEAKHDILVFMTGREDVYGTCELIRRRLTELSPQHLSTLLIISCLSEAAPARSTEIGVLEATPAGLRKVVVATNVAETSLTIDGVRYVVDCGFMKTNVYRPSIGMNTLQRYPTSQAQANQRKGRAGRTTEGTCYRLYTEVQYAEEMLPNSVPEIQRSSVDSVVLLLKSIGVHRLRDFEFMDAPPAANVRSSMFHLWVLGFLDDAGAITAPGQQALEFPMSPVLAKLLLESATMGCALEMARIVAMISADPKNLFELPKGREKVAQQHHSRFYANDSDHLTLLHVFTQYLDHGRSRQWAQDHFLHAPTLARAHDVFAQLIEKLRKLHLPIQSCGHAETDKVRHCLAKAFVLQAARRSDRRWTEYRPLLNAGVACAVHPASAVHARSEMPPYIIYNDLLLTHKEYLVMVTAVEPEWLVESSRGIYEMRHGMTSSSTTTAPSSFAVAAATTPTPSTASRASHASMSSSPTAPSASGSSTTVCAEAKAPTKKPAFGMLSSKRRPNI
- a CDS encoding putative formin; this encodes MNIFRGIQHYFSSGGGDLKQLLDTRVYVWNIPAGSTTLTDRNLRVGRSTTRSIESTCSYLDNAETNRYIIFNFSPLMMELVEGCRCGQVLDFSKQSVENYGLLMEVCFTIRKWVYAGDTGGRSPVAPSAPSPIGGAASSSRHKHTHCAVLAFLEESPAVAHPNYAAMIGACYLIFSGFPTYTGSGTFDFVERELGIPRSVYHAPSQESYINYFQLLFEIPVLPNPKRLTLTRVSLHNLSSLSKNKLGLQLDSADGKAPRLFSDPKAWRRGDPSTLEMYLDLNESVLGDFVLNVFLYDVQPIHNDSGGVMAGSSPSVGGSGLVGGILPPSMDGFQALSAASNEKALVGLGSAASPPTTRFITGTSKEKKLVQKGRLLRLAFSTIFIHQATHRVRVRDMDYAAANSLPDDFYAQLHFSECAPADADEDYVRQITQRVEQSPQRQIMLSRPDPRDLLASAGAGGGYRSSSRYAAVEEECRGGVYYRSNGTRYDGGASTDPRVRQERSLPLTGATMLYLPTPLHMESEDERFFDDEDDVAESEPTLVRVEPRPGPAARPRQPTPERMYGGGYPVTSTPAAVVQEASPVPSSYAAAPPPHPPLSLPPPPPPPVKGIPLKHLDPSIITPGNSPPPRAPPPPGGLPPPPPPPGKLLPPPAPPSKLPPPRPPPAPPAGLPPTAASTGVPPPPPPLPGPLNSNTPPLPPPPPGLPGIAAAAAKPKPQYTGPRLKTFFWKKILKPSGIWAASDTDDVRRAVIDESFMLKLFKLKAVAQPSAAEGAAEKSEQERRSQLRSNVFTGQRLQNMGIALKRVQVPVEVLCKALITCDSAVLPPERREMLTAALPTTEDVTALTAEKQAGRSVWTEVETYLYTAATTVKDVRERLQLWTAAEELEDTVQSISSLLSSVDAAVCAITHRNGRFARMMRIILAFGNHLNRGTPHADAEGFRLESLNQLNFVKSSDGKTTVLMALVVSLMDSGRGRSERGGGTTSAPGADNDDDDVRNALRFVEDVSCVRAVANSPLQDMGQQVSQLNFTLQRMRRVVEEAKDTKAWYDKRLPSVKAEEVPDALPGLLREAVDRYLATVGQIALRYQQLRDDVSAMMATYGEDPNADETVIWGYVLQFSKDVQRCVDTVAAVHLTKRRLMGMPEATEQTQSGAREAAAAPPCPSGGVQSSGPQDGVRQTRLPKLVDDDDSDD